The genomic interval CACAGCATCAATTTTTTCACGCTGTTCATCATTTTCAGCGAAGAAAAGACGGATATTTGAATCTAATCCAATGTCACGCACTTGCAGCGCTGAATCAGTTTCATAAACAGGAACAGTCACCGCGCCGATACTCATAATCGCTAAATCAAGCACTGTCCATTCCCACCGCGTGTGTGCAATAATACCAATTGCATCACCAATCTGAATGCCCTGACTCATAAGCCCTTTCGACACGGATTGCACAAGATTGTAGACTTCCTGAGCAGTAAAATGTGCCCACGATCCGTCACTTGCTTTGTATTCGATGAGTGGCTCGTCAGCTGCACGCTGCACACGATGTTGCAGAATAGACAAGATATTTTCATCAGCATGTATCGGAGTATGTAAAGGGCGAGTATATTCTTTGAGCATGGAAATCCTTATACGATGAATGGAGACGGATTGCTCCGGTCACCATTGTAGAACAGATTGTGGGCGGAACGCATGGTGTACTGCCTGATAGCGCAATCGCGAGATTAGCTCATATAACACGCACACATAAAGACTCAAATATGAAAAAGGAGCCCGATCTACAATGGATCTGCTCCTTTAACACTTAAAATTAAGACTACTTACGCTGGTGGCGAGTCTTACGCAGCAATTTGCGGTGCTTCTTCTTACTCATCCGCTTGCGACGCTTCTTGATGACCGAACCCATCAGAGCCTCCTCTAGTTAATTGACAACTTTCCCAATAATACTACGGCTTAACGACTGAGAAGAGATTTTCTCGAAAAAACTACACCTTTGAGCACAGTTTTTTCAGATATCCCTAAGAGTATCGAATTTAATACGGGAAGTTTGCGAAGAAATTATTGACTGCATTCTTAGGTCCAACAGCCCACATAACTGCTGTATCATTATGCCACACGGCAATAGAATTCTTCTTGTTTGACGAATCCTCATGAATTTCATACGATCCTGTTTCATTACCACCCACATTTACTTTGCCTGATGCTATAGCAGCGGAATTAAGATTATGAATCAGAGAATCATACTGTTCTTGCGCATACTGTGACGCAGTCCATTGCCCCACCGTCAACTGAATATCTGCATCAGTATCACCAGTGGTATAAGTCACTTGATACTCTTCTACAGGTTCAGCAGATTCCCACACAGTTGTTGACTGCACTTCACCGCGTGCATAGTTTCCAACAGTATCCGGCAAAATCTTCTGTAAATCAGTTGCGCTTGGAGGCAGCTGAACTGGATCAACAGCTATGACTTCTTCTTGCCCTGTAGCTTGTGCCGCCCCATTCTCAGCGGTTTTACGCGCCCAACCTGGCCAAACAAACGCAGTAACAAGAAGAACAGCAATAACCGCAAAAATAATAGTCAGCACAATAGCGCGATTACGATGTGACTTTCTATGTTGTTCCA from Alloscardovia omnicolens carries:
- a CDS encoding AURKAIP1/COX24 domain-containing protein; the encoded protein is MGSVIKKRRKRMSKKKHRKLLRKTRHQRK